Proteins encoded together in one Agromyces sp. 3263 window:
- the msrB gene encoding peptide-methionine (R)-S-oxide reductase MsrB gives MSEDYRRTPGAVARLTPQQYKVTQEEGTEPAFRNEYWNHHEPGIYVDVVSGQPLFASTDKYDSRSGWPSFTRPIEPDAVTERVDGSLWMKRTEVRSSAADSHLGHVFDDGPAEAGGLRYCMNSAALRFVPASELETEGYGRYRSLFPTTSTTTDAASAASEKEDAS, from the coding sequence GTGTCAGAGGACTACCGCAGGACTCCCGGGGCGGTCGCCCGCCTCACCCCGCAGCAGTACAAGGTCACCCAGGAGGAGGGCACCGAACCCGCCTTCCGCAACGAGTACTGGAACCACCACGAGCCGGGCATCTACGTCGACGTGGTCTCGGGCCAGCCGTTGTTCGCGTCGACCGACAAGTACGACAGCCGCTCGGGCTGGCCGAGCTTCACCCGGCCGATCGAGCCCGACGCGGTCACCGAGCGGGTCGACGGGTCGCTCTGGATGAAGCGCACGGAGGTGCGCTCTTCGGCCGCGGACAGCCACCTCGGCCACGTCTTCGACGACGGCCCCGCCGAGGCCGGAGGGCTGCGATACTGCATGAACTCCGCCGCGCTGCGCTTCGTGCCGGCGTCGGAGCTCGAGACGGAGGGCTACGGCCGGTACCGCTCCCTGTTCCCCACCACCAGCACGACCACGGATGCCGCGAGCGCGGCGTCCGAGAAGGAGGACGCATCATGA
- the msrA gene encoding peptide-methionine (S)-S-oxide reductase MsrA encodes MTAPGDVTRIPGTETAVLAGGCFWGMEDLLRKRPGVIDTRVGYTGGENANATYRNHPGHAEALEIVYDPAKVSYRDLLEFFFQVHDPTTLNRQGNDIGTSYRSAIFPQSPEQEAVARDTIADVEASGIWPGDVVTTIEPAGPFWEAEPEHQDYLERMPWGYTCHYVRPDWKLPKRSAEPVA; translated from the coding sequence ATGACGGCCCCAGGCGACGTCACCCGCATTCCCGGAACCGAGACCGCCGTCCTCGCCGGCGGCTGCTTCTGGGGCATGGAGGACCTGCTCCGCAAGCGCCCGGGCGTGATCGACACCCGCGTCGGATACACCGGCGGCGAGAACGCGAACGCCACCTACCGCAACCACCCCGGCCACGCCGAGGCGCTCGAGATCGTCTACGACCCCGCCAAGGTGTCGTACCGCGACCTGCTCGAGTTCTTCTTCCAGGTGCACGACCCGACCACCCTCAACCGGCAGGGCAACGACATCGGCACGAGCTACCGTTCGGCGATCTTCCCCCAGTCGCCCGAGCAGGAGGCGGTGGCCCGCGACACGATCGCCGACGTCGAGGCGTCGGGGATCTGGCCGGGCGACGTGGTCACGACGATCGAGCCGGCCGGTCCCTTCTGGGAGGCCGAGCCGGAGCACCAGGACTACCTGGAGCGCATGCCGTGGGGCTACACCTGCCACTACGTGCGCCCCGACTGGAAGCTGCCGAAGCGCAGCGCCGAGCCCGTGGCCTAG
- a CDS encoding sodium:proton antiporter → MELLIVAVLGLLGIAAATAIGPKLGFSAPLLLVVVGILVSFLPFVPDIEVDPEWIIAGVLPPLLYSASVSMPSMEFRREFGAISGLSVALVVVSSVALGLLFWWLVPGVTLAAGIALGAIVSPTDAVATSIVKRVGVTPRVVTVLEGESLLNDATALVLLRSAIAATAATVTFWEVVGDFVFAVAVAVVIGWLVGRANLWVRSRVTDATVNTVISFTVPFLASVPSEALGASGLVAAVVAGLVTGRGAIRSLSPQHRMSDVQNWRTIELILEGTVFLVMGLELSTILSDLTDETRGVELGARVAAITLVAVILVRASFVLPMLGLQRRSSRRGASIKPHLTAFQERLDTVEPGEVVAPEPQGGSGRRRAGRVLSAASLQRFQTRIRRKVADIDYFMAVPLGWREGTVIVWAGMRGAVTLAAAQTLPQGTPDRSLVIFIAFLVAAGSLLIQGGTLPWLVRLVKPAGVDIEAARTERAQLEEMLRGVADDLVREHREARAATGERQHGDRDPAADRELFRTLRLEIIEAQREALLAARDDGTFSASVLTGALETLDADQISMDLRGEHRDVA, encoded by the coding sequence GTGGAACTCTTGATCGTGGCCGTGCTCGGCCTGCTCGGCATCGCCGCGGCCACCGCCATCGGCCCGAAGCTCGGGTTCTCCGCACCGCTCCTGCTCGTCGTCGTGGGCATCCTCGTGAGCTTCCTGCCGTTCGTGCCCGACATCGAGGTCGACCCCGAGTGGATCATCGCCGGCGTCCTTCCCCCGTTGCTGTACTCGGCCTCGGTGTCGATGCCGTCCATGGAGTTCCGGCGGGAGTTCGGTGCGATCAGCGGCCTCTCGGTCGCGCTCGTGGTCGTGAGCTCGGTCGCGCTCGGGCTCCTCTTCTGGTGGCTGGTGCCGGGCGTGACGCTTGCCGCGGGCATCGCGCTCGGGGCGATCGTCAGCCCCACCGACGCGGTCGCGACCTCGATCGTGAAGCGCGTCGGCGTCACGCCGCGCGTCGTCACCGTGCTCGAGGGCGAGAGCCTGCTGAACGATGCGACCGCCCTGGTGCTGCTGCGCTCGGCCATCGCCGCGACTGCGGCCACCGTGACCTTCTGGGAGGTCGTCGGCGACTTCGTGTTCGCCGTCGCGGTCGCCGTCGTGATCGGCTGGCTGGTCGGGCGGGCCAACCTGTGGGTCCGGTCGCGGGTGACGGATGCCACGGTGAACACGGTCATCTCGTTCACCGTGCCGTTCCTCGCCTCGGTGCCGAGCGAGGCGCTCGGGGCATCCGGTCTCGTCGCCGCGGTCGTGGCGGGGCTCGTCACCGGGCGTGGGGCGATCCGCAGCCTCTCGCCCCAGCACCGGATGTCCGACGTGCAGAACTGGCGCACGATCGAGCTCATCCTCGAGGGCACGGTGTTTCTCGTGATGGGCCTCGAGCTCTCGACGATCCTCAGCGACCTCACCGACGAGACGCGGGGCGTGGAGCTCGGCGCTCGGGTGGCGGCGATCACGCTCGTGGCGGTGATCCTGGTGCGGGCGTCGTTCGTGCTGCCCATGCTCGGCCTCCAGCGACGCAGTTCGCGCCGCGGCGCGAGCATCAAGCCGCACCTCACGGCGTTCCAGGAGCGCCTCGACACGGTCGAGCCGGGCGAAGTGGTCGCGCCCGAGCCCCAGGGCGGCTCGGGTCGTCGCCGGGCCGGCCGGGTGCTGTCCGCCGCCTCCCTCCAGCGGTTCCAGACCCGTATCCGTCGCAAGGTGGCCGACATCGACTACTTCATGGCCGTGCCACTGGGCTGGCGCGAGGGAACGGTGATCGTCTGGGCGGGAATGCGCGGCGCCGTCACGCTGGCCGCCGCGCAGACGCTGCCGCAGGGCACACCCGACCGGTCGCTCGTGATCTTCATCGCATTCCTCGTTGCAGCGGGTTCGCTGCTCATCCAGGGCGGCACGCTGCCGTGGCTCGTCCGCCTCGTGAAGCCGGCCGGAGTCGACATCGAGGCTGCCCGCACCGAACGGGCGCAGCTGGAGGAGATGCTGCGGGGCGTGGCCGATGACCTGGTGCGCGAGCATCGCGAGGCGCGGGCGGCCACCGGGGAACGCCAGCACGGCGACCGGGATCCCGCCGCTGATCGGGAACTCTTCCGCACCCTGCGGCTCGAGATCATCGAGGCGCAGCGGGAGGCGCTGCTCGCCGCGCGCGACGACGGCACGTTCAGCGCGTCGGTGCTGACGGGGGCGCTCGAGACGCTGGACGCCGACCAGATCAGCATGGACCTGCGCGGGGAGCATCGCGACGTGGCGTGA
- a CDS encoding ferritin-like domain-containing protein: MGFDIDRYTATSVSVHWDDLDFEDFRRHPLPPESLRTLRYMADVEYHTVCYTRDLLTTPSHRESDVSAFMTMWNREEFWHGEALAAVLAMYDVTVDYDVLKANRLKLGWKDRLDPIKQSVMGSLVGADFVAVHMSWGAANEWSAITAYQRMAELEEHPVLAELLRRIAKQEARHVAFYTSQARERLAASTKAQKITRFALSRFWAPVGSSINTTADVRHVMTHLMSGPDGRRAARKVDDSISAMPGLGGLTIVQDALDELGVPA, from the coding sequence ATGGGGTTCGACATCGACCGCTACACGGCGACCTCGGTGAGCGTGCACTGGGACGACCTCGACTTCGAGGACTTCCGGCGCCACCCGCTGCCGCCCGAGTCGCTGCGCACCCTGCGCTACATGGCCGACGTCGAGTACCACACCGTCTGCTACACGAGGGACCTGCTCACCACGCCCTCGCATCGGGAGAGCGACGTCAGCGCCTTCATGACCATGTGGAACCGCGAGGAGTTCTGGCACGGCGAGGCGCTCGCGGCGGTGCTCGCCATGTACGACGTCACCGTCGACTACGACGTGCTGAAGGCGAACCGGCTGAAGCTCGGCTGGAAGGACCGCCTCGACCCCATCAAGCAGTCCGTCATGGGGTCCCTCGTGGGCGCGGACTTCGTGGCGGTGCACATGTCGTGGGGCGCGGCGAACGAGTGGTCGGCGATCACGGCGTACCAGCGCATGGCCGAGCTCGAGGAGCATCCCGTGCTCGCCGAGCTGCTGCGTCGCATCGCGAAGCAGGAAGCGCGGCACGTGGCGTTCTACACGTCGCAGGCGCGGGAGCGGCTGGCGGCGAGCACGAAGGCGCAGAAGATCACGCGCTTCGCGCTCAGCCGGTTCTGGGCGCCCGTGGGCTCGAGCATCAACACCACCGCGGACGTGCGGCACGTCATGACGCACCTCATGAGCGGGCCCGACGGCCGACGCGCCGCCCGCAAGGTGGACGACAGCATCAGCGCGATGCCCGGCCTCGGCGGACTCACGATCGTGCAGGACGCGCTCGACGAGCTCGGCGTCCCCGCCTGA
- a CDS encoding lytic transglycosylase domain-containing protein gives MQNQPSSTSEHSTTAPESESATRRDRRRPAGWRRGPLLAAGAVAAIGAMVGTGFAVQGAVAAQNDRIAETRALTDAANPDVKQLDSHGGILEARAVKQAEDTLAGASDTIAAAQGKADATALAASVAALDDYRLLAPERVFALVDSTKVHTETVRGAVAEADRVAAEQAAAAAAAAAAAKAAAEAAAAEAAESSSSSSSPSSRPGAPSNPSAAQAIARDMLLARGWGDDQFGCLVELWNHESGWNVYASNPSGAYGIPQALPGSKMSTAGPDWQSNPATQISWGLGYITGRYGTPCGAWDSFNSQGWY, from the coding sequence ATGCAGAACCAGCCTTCCTCCACTTCAGAGCACTCCACCACCGCACCCGAGTCCGAGTCGGCCACCCGCCGCGATCGACGCCGGCCCGCCGGCTGGCGACGCGGACCACTCCTCGCCGCGGGCGCCGTCGCCGCGATCGGCGCCATGGTCGGCACCGGCTTCGCCGTGCAGGGCGCGGTCGCCGCGCAGAACGACCGCATCGCCGAGACCCGGGCGCTGACCGACGCCGCGAACCCCGACGTCAAGCAGCTCGACTCCCACGGCGGCATCCTCGAAGCCCGCGCGGTCAAGCAGGCCGAGGACACCCTCGCCGGCGCGAGCGACACCATCGCCGCCGCCCAGGGCAAGGCCGACGCCACGGCCCTCGCCGCGTCCGTGGCTGCCCTCGACGACTACCGGCTCCTCGCCCCCGAGCGGGTCTTCGCGCTCGTCGACTCCACGAAGGTGCACACCGAGACGGTGCGCGGCGCCGTCGCCGAGGCCGACCGGGTCGCCGCCGAGCAGGCCGCCGCTGCCGCGGCCGCCGCTGCCGCGGCGAAAGCCGCAGCCGAGGCCGCTGCCGCCGAGGCGGCCGAGTCGTCGTCGTCGTCCTCGTCGCCCTCGTCGCGACCCGGTGCGCCCTCGAACCCGAGCGCCGCCCAGGCCATCGCCCGTGACATGCTCCTCGCCCGCGGCTGGGGCGACGACCAGTTCGGCTGCCTCGTCGAGCTGTGGAACCACGAGTCGGGCTGGAACGTGTACGCGTCCAACCCGAGCGGCGCCTACGGCATCCCGCAGGCCCTGCCGGGCAGCAAGATGTCGACGGCCGGTCCCGACTGGCAGTCCAACCCCGCCACGCAGATCTCGTGGGGCCTCGGCTACATCACCGGGCGCTACGGCACCCCGTGCGGCGCCTGGGACTCCTTCAACTCGCAGGGCTGGTACTGA
- a CDS encoding nitroreductase family deazaflavin-dependent oxidoreductase, with protein sequence MPTVLQAVRSVVAPLTRTRLFRALGPVVLPPVERLLRRLTGGRVQLSGLLVPSLVLHTVGAKSGEPRDAYLMYTPDGRGRAIVAGTTFAQERHPAWTHNLLAHPDAAITVRGRRMPVRAMLIPEGERDAAWARIESQWPGYRGYERDSGRVVRLFRLQPLADPHHASM encoded by the coding sequence ATGCCCACTGTGCTGCAGGCCGTCCGATCCGTGGTGGCGCCGCTCACGAGGACCCGACTGTTCCGAGCTCTCGGGCCGGTCGTCCTGCCGCCCGTCGAGCGCCTGCTGAGGCGCCTCACCGGCGGGCGGGTCCAGCTCAGCGGACTGCTCGTGCCCTCGCTCGTGCTGCACACGGTGGGCGCCAAGTCGGGCGAGCCGCGGGACGCGTACCTCATGTACACGCCCGACGGCCGAGGTCGCGCGATCGTGGCCGGCACCACGTTCGCCCAGGAGCGGCATCCGGCATGGACCCACAACCTGCTCGCCCACCCCGACGCGGCGATCACGGTGCGAGGGCGGCGGATGCCGGTGCGGGCGATGCTCATTCCCGAGGGCGAGCGCGACGCCGCGTGGGCCCGCATCGAGTCGCAGTGGCCCGGGTATCGAGGCTATGAGCGCGATTCGGGCCGGGTCGTGCGGCTCTTCCGCCTGCAGCCACTGGCCGACCCGCATCACGCGTCGATGTGA
- a CDS encoding Na+/H+ antiporter produces MEGLILVVVLGATILGGGMLAQRVPVPAPLILLLAGAALSFVPGIHVELPPELVLLLFLPALLYWESLNTSLREIRDNLRVIVLLAVGLVFITAFAIAWLASSFGLPWPMALALGAILSPTDATAVAAVVRRLPRRQGTILRAESLLNDGTALVLYSVAVGAATAGASITAGSLSVQFLYAYAVGIGIGLAVGYAAYQVRKLFRGDRLLGGTLSVLTPFVAYLPAELVGASGVVAVVVCGLVISQVGPRIITAATRAQTFGFWQLASYVLNGALFVLIGLELKPVLDGLGADWPSALLFGLACAVGVMAVRLLWGVTTPYVIRLIDRRPVQRTRRVGFRQRFPISWAGFRGAVSLAAALALPQQTSDGAPLPGRDLVIAVTFVVILFTLVVQGLTLPAVVRWSGLTRDPREFDEELLGEQAMLRAALEALPRAAGELGTSGPIVDGLRTSYEDRLQLIHREDGRPEAAARDASTRDEEDALHLAILPAKRAALLALRHDRRIDDVILRRLQARIDLEELRLSAPIEED; encoded by the coding sequence ATGGAAGGCCTGATCCTCGTGGTGGTGCTCGGCGCCACCATCCTCGGCGGCGGGATGCTCGCGCAGCGAGTGCCCGTGCCGGCACCCCTCATCCTGCTCCTGGCCGGCGCCGCCCTGAGCTTCGTGCCCGGCATCCACGTGGAACTGCCGCCCGAGCTCGTGCTGCTGCTGTTCCTCCCCGCGCTGCTCTATTGGGAGTCGCTCAACACCTCGCTCCGCGAGATCCGCGACAACCTCCGCGTCATCGTGCTGCTGGCCGTCGGACTCGTGTTCATCACGGCATTCGCGATCGCGTGGCTCGCCTCGTCGTTCGGCCTGCCGTGGCCCATGGCCCTCGCGCTGGGCGCCATCCTGTCGCCGACGGATGCCACGGCGGTGGCCGCGGTCGTGCGACGCCTCCCGCGCCGGCAGGGCACGATCCTTCGCGCCGAGAGCCTGCTGAACGACGGAACCGCCCTGGTGCTCTACTCGGTCGCGGTGGGGGCGGCGACGGCCGGCGCCTCGATCACGGCAGGGAGCCTGTCGGTGCAGTTCCTCTACGCGTACGCCGTCGGCATCGGGATCGGGCTCGCCGTCGGGTACGCCGCGTACCAGGTGCGGAAGCTCTTCCGCGGGGACCGGCTGCTCGGCGGCACCCTCAGCGTGCTCACCCCGTTCGTGGCCTACCTGCCGGCAGAGCTGGTCGGGGCATCGGGCGTCGTCGCCGTGGTCGTCTGCGGCCTCGTCATCAGCCAGGTCGGTCCGCGCATCATCACGGCAGCGACGCGTGCGCAGACGTTCGGCTTCTGGCAGCTGGCGAGCTACGTGCTGAACGGCGCCCTGTTCGTGCTCATCGGGCTCGAGCTGAAGCCCGTGCTCGACGGGCTGGGCGCCGACTGGCCGAGCGCCCTGCTCTTCGGGCTGGCCTGCGCCGTCGGCGTCATGGCCGTGCGACTGCTCTGGGGGGTGACCACGCCGTACGTGATCCGCCTCATCGACCGGCGGCCGGTGCAGCGCACCCGCCGGGTCGGCTTTCGGCAGCGGTTCCCGATCAGCTGGGCGGGATTCCGCGGCGCCGTGTCGCTCGCCGCCGCGCTGGCGCTCCCGCAGCAGACCTCGGACGGCGCCCCGCTGCCAGGCCGCGACCTCGTGATCGCGGTGACGTTCGTCGTGATCCTCTTCACCCTCGTCGTGCAGGGGCTGACCCTCCCGGCCGTCGTGCGATGGTCGGGGCTCACTCGCGACCCGCGCGAGTTCGATGAGGAGCTTCTCGGCGAGCAGGCGATGCTCCGGGCCGCGCTGGAGGCGCTGCCTCGCGCGGCCGGCGAGCTCGGCACGAGCGGCCCGATCGTGGACGGGCTGCGCACGTCCTACGAAGACCGGCTGCAGCTCATCCACCGGGAGGACGGCCGGCCGGAGGCCGCGGCCCGCGACGCGAGCACGCGCGACGAGGAGGACGCACTGCACCTGGCGATCCTGCCGGCCAAGCGCGCCGCGCTCCTGGCGCTCCGGCACGACCGGCGCATCGACGACGTCATCCTGCGACGCCTCCAGGCGCGCATCGACCTGGAGGAACTGCGCCTGTCGGCGCCGATCGAGGAGGACTGA
- a CDS encoding alpha/beta hydrolase: MTDATTKPTIVLVHGAWADGSSWDAVTRALQAQGYTVLVPPNLLRGLTGDAEYVASFLAQRTSGPVVLVGHSYGGAVITNAGAAAGDVRALVYVNAFMPDEGETVLQILDGSGSALAVADPTTVFDIAGYPGAPEGAAEVFLKADVVHGSFAQDLPEADRWTIVASQRPASLVANVTPSGAPAWKTIPSWAVIGTDDRVIPVAVLRRMAERAGSTVSEVDGASHVSMVSHPDAAVSAILAAVGTV; the protein is encoded by the coding sequence ATGACGGATGCGACGACGAAGCCGACGATCGTGCTGGTGCACGGGGCGTGGGCCGACGGTTCGAGCTGGGACGCGGTGACGAGGGCGCTGCAGGCGCAGGGATACACGGTGCTCGTCCCGCCGAACCTCCTGCGGGGACTCACGGGTGACGCCGAGTACGTCGCCTCGTTCCTGGCGCAGCGAACGAGCGGGCCCGTCGTGCTCGTCGGCCACTCCTACGGCGGAGCCGTGATCACCAACGCCGGTGCCGCCGCGGGCGACGTCCGCGCGCTCGTCTACGTCAACGCGTTCATGCCCGACGAGGGCGAGACGGTGCTGCAGATCCTCGACGGTTCGGGTTCGGCGCTCGCCGTCGCCGACCCGACCACGGTCTTCGACATCGCCGGATATCCGGGGGCGCCCGAAGGCGCGGCGGAGGTCTTCCTGAAGGCCGACGTCGTGCACGGCTCGTTCGCACAGGACCTCCCCGAGGCCGACCGGTGGACGATCGTCGCCAGTCAGCGCCCCGCGTCGCTCGTGGCGAACGTCACGCCGTCGGGTGCGCCCGCGTGGAAGACGATCCCGAGTTGGGCGGTCATCGGCACCGACGACCGCGTCATCCCGGTCGCCGTGCTGCGCCGCATGGCCGAGCGCGCCGGGTCGACGGTGAGCGAGGTCGACGGGGCGTCGCACGTGTCGATGGTCTCGCACCCGGACGCCGCGGTGTCGGCCATCCTGGCGGCCGTGGGCACGGTCTGA
- a CDS encoding LysR family transcriptional regulator — MIDLQGLRALVAVDRDGSVVAAAERLGYTPSAVSQQVKKLERDLDAVLLERRGRGVLLTDRGRALATEGRELLTGLERLEALAASGTRRSAPMRIASFSTATRGLVAPLLRDLRTGDEPVLATVTSVDPFVAMEMVASGVADLAVVHNWNSVPLVAPAHVATEHVCSDEADVVLPARHPLAELDEVERADLVDEAWASTPKGAICHEALLRIFADLGAVPRIVVEDPDFASLIELARQEIAISLVPRLGRQPMPEGVVARPLADHSQVRGVRVAYRRSMSESPAIRRAVRLLVDAGARVTLAGAV, encoded by the coding sequence ATGATCGACCTGCAGGGCCTCCGTGCGCTCGTCGCCGTCGATCGCGACGGCTCGGTCGTCGCGGCCGCGGAGCGACTGGGCTACACGCCGTCGGCCGTCTCCCAGCAGGTGAAGAAGCTCGAACGCGACCTCGACGCCGTCCTGCTCGAGCGCCGCGGCCGGGGCGTCCTCCTCACCGATCGCGGACGCGCCCTGGCCACCGAGGGCCGGGAGCTCCTCACGGGCCTCGAGCGGCTCGAGGCGCTCGCGGCGAGCGGCACCCGCCGTTCGGCGCCGATGCGCATCGCCTCGTTCTCCACCGCCACGCGCGGCCTGGTGGCGCCCCTCCTGCGCGACCTCCGCACCGGCGACGAGCCCGTGCTCGCCACGGTCACGAGCGTCGACCCGTTCGTCGCGATGGAGATGGTCGCCTCAGGCGTCGCCGACCTGGCCGTCGTGCACAACTGGAACTCGGTGCCGCTGGTCGCGCCCGCGCACGTGGCCACGGAGCACGTGTGCAGCGACGAGGCCGACGTGGTGCTTCCGGCGCGGCATCCGCTCGCCGAGCTCGACGAGGTGGAGCGAGCCGACCTCGTCGACGAGGCCTGGGCGAGCACGCCCAAGGGTGCGATCTGCCACGAGGCGCTGCTGCGCATCTTCGCCGACCTGGGGGCGGTACCGCGCATCGTCGTCGAGGACCCCGACTTCGCGTCGCTCATCGAGCTGGCCCGCCAGGAGATCGCCATCTCGCTCGTGCCGCGGCTCGGCCGCCAGCCGATGCCCGAGGGCGTCGTCGCACGCCCGCTCGCCGACCACAGCCAGGTCCGGGGGGTGCGCGTGGCCTATCGCCGCTCGATGTCGGAGAGCCCCGCCATCCGTCGCGCCGTGCGCCTGCTCGTCGACGCCGGCGCGCGCGTGACGCTCGCAGGGGCCGTCTGA
- a CDS encoding class I SAM-dependent methyltransferase: MAHIEAPDTWEQGPAYERYVGRWSRQVAPEFLDWLRMPAGLRWLDVGCGTGALSAAVLATQEPGSVDGVEPSKGFLEAAVGHLGNRVTFHRADAAALPLDDASVDVVVSGLVLNFLPDLDAALAEMSRVAVPGGIVAGYVWDYADRMQLMRWFWRAAVELDPRAAALDEGARFETLTPEGLSWRFASAGLVDVESGAVEVPTPFADFDDYWTPFLGGQGVAPAYAMSIDEPARERLRERLRELVPTEPDGSIRLVARAWTVRGVVPG, translated from the coding sequence ATGGCTCATATCGAGGCCCCGGACACCTGGGAACAGGGTCCGGCCTACGAACGGTACGTCGGGCGATGGAGCCGCCAGGTCGCGCCCGAGTTCCTCGATTGGCTGCGGATGCCCGCCGGCCTGCGCTGGCTCGACGTCGGATGCGGCACCGGGGCGCTGTCCGCCGCCGTGCTCGCGACGCAGGAGCCCGGTTCGGTCGACGGCGTCGAACCGTCGAAGGGGTTCCTCGAGGCCGCCGTCGGCCACCTCGGCAACCGGGTGACCTTCCATCGGGCGGATGCCGCGGCCCTGCCGCTCGACGACGCCTCGGTGGACGTCGTGGTGTCGGGGCTCGTGCTCAACTTCCTCCCCGACCTCGACGCCGCCCTTGCGGAGATGTCGCGGGTCGCCGTCCCCGGAGGGATCGTCGCCGGATACGTCTGGGACTACGCCGACCGGATGCAGCTCATGCGCTGGTTCTGGCGCGCCGCAGTCGAATTGGACCCGAGGGCCGCGGCGCTCGATGAGGGCGCGCGCTTCGAGACGCTGACGCCGGAGGGACTCAGCTGGCGGTTCGCGAGCGCCGGACTCGTCGACGTGGAGTCGGGCGCCGTCGAGGTCCCCACGCCATTCGCCGACTTCGACGACTACTGGACGCCGTTCCTCGGCGGCCAGGGCGTCGCGCCCGCCTACGCCATGTCGATCGACGAGCCGGCGCGGGAACGCCTGCGTGAACGGCTGCGGGAGCTCGTGCCGACGGAGCCCGACGGGTCCATCCGCCTCGTGGCGCGGGCGTGGACCGTGCGCGGGGTCGTGCCCGGCTGA
- a CDS encoding YihY/virulence factor BrkB family protein, giving the protein MADEQTKTAGGGPFAGLIAWSKRVTALALATRAVRAWFIYLEHHGPMLADSITYRTLFSVFAGVFLGFAIGGVWLSGQPEAMRAIVTTIDAAIPGLIGEDALIDPADLIQPLTLSITGILALVGLIGAAMGAVGSLRIAFRTLADQPDDQTFFVWVLGRDLLLAIGFGAALTAAAFVTFFSTSAVDTILGWFGASQTDATSEVVTRVVSTAVIFAIDTVVIAAMFRILSGVRPSARSLWAGALLGGVGLTVLQVLSSLFVAGATSNPLLASFGSLIALLLWFNLSSQVILIVGSFIVAAVDEEHDRVRARYGASTLALRRLQRAERRATDAATELASARAAVDRERADAARGD; this is encoded by the coding sequence ATGGCCGATGAGCAGACGAAGACCGCCGGAGGAGGGCCGTTCGCGGGGCTCATCGCGTGGAGCAAGCGGGTCACGGCCCTGGCGCTCGCGACGCGGGCCGTGCGGGCGTGGTTCATCTACCTCGAGCACCACGGTCCGATGCTCGCCGACAGCATCACCTACCGCACCCTCTTCTCGGTGTTCGCCGGCGTCTTCCTCGGGTTCGCCATCGGCGGCGTCTGGCTCTCGGGGCAACCGGAGGCGATGCGGGCCATCGTGACGACCATCGACGCCGCCATCCCCGGTCTCATCGGCGAGGACGCGCTCATCGACCCGGCCGACCTCATCCAGCCGCTCACCCTGAGCATCACCGGCATCCTCGCGCTGGTCGGCCTCATCGGTGCGGCCATGGGTGCGGTCGGCTCACTCCGCATCGCGTTCCGGACGCTGGCGGATCAGCCCGACGACCAGACCTTCTTCGTCTGGGTGCTGGGCCGCGACCTGCTGCTCGCCATCGGGTTCGGCGCCGCACTCACCGCGGCCGCCTTCGTCACGTTCTTCAGCACCAGCGCGGTCGACACCATCCTGGGATGGTTCGGCGCCTCGCAGACGGACGCGACCTCGGAGGTCGTCACCCGGGTCGTCTCCACCGCGGTCATCTTCGCCATCGACACGGTGGTGATCGCGGCGATGTTCCGGATCCTGTCGGGCGTCAGGCCGAGCGCCCGGTCGCTGTGGGCCGGTGCGCTCCTCGGCGGCGTCGGCCTCACCGTGCTGCAGGTGCTCTCGAGCCTCTTCGTCGCGGGCGCGACCAGCAATCCGCTGCTCGCCTCGTTCGGTTCGCTCATCGCACTGCTGCTCTGGTTCAACCTCTCGAGCCAGGTGATCCTCATCGTCGGGTCGTTCATCGTCGCGGCCGTCGACGAGGAGCACGACCGCGTCCGCGCCCGCTACGGCGCGTCGACGCTCGCACTGCGGCGGCTCCAGCGGGCCGAACGGCGGGCGACCGATGCCGCGACGGAACTGGCGTCGGCCCGCGCCGCGGTCGATCGCGAGCGGGCCGACGCCGCGCGAGGCGACTAG